From the Corticium candelabrum chromosome 2, ooCorCand1.1, whole genome shotgun sequence genome, one window contains:
- the LOC134176122 gene encoding sushi, von Willebrand factor type A, EGF and pentraxin domain-containing protein 1-like, whose amino-acid sequence MSRAYPIEAVRLYLPDVQDTSIFNGLMVKTGNNSKNWHNCGTIYAASTMSQFPLFECGFYNDDVVLVELSNIYSCLSLCELEVYYGSRLNLQAIGVTADIYPGTFSDNLGEGKAENAIDGFTHVGETGGVGATYCALGYYGAGKFDLSYLRVDLRGNWFVKAVGLFLRDGSFRQYPQNGLQVRVSIEAGLENSSQCGSSYDSERDGINPVFQCNNMTRYLWIFQKITASSWILQVCEIEVFEGVVGVTNKVLNSCFHPSSTLDGKMTLSGLSVGSVATYQCKDGLYLIGPSQIECQATGSWSHEPPLCTNVCPDVANISNGQIRYCSGFTPKDFATFTCEDDYSLEGPSTIECIFSNNSNTPTWNSDPPKCVRNGAICEFPVTPANGDIIIERFLETERGVKVPRAIRYECKRGFVASGSGGFRMCRATGSWSGNPIICIPVHCGAPQLINGGYQMQNDNYGEIATFHCNQGYKLIGDVTGTCTETGEWSSTRLCKPVRCRRPPYDYTMIMRSTNTTYRGIASFSCPKGYYLIGEKTAQCLKTGNWNASTPRCEIVSCGEPPIPSNGAITGKYTYKSIVNVTCNNGYKLFGTYQLTCKSNGAWNDAPGVCTETRCFPLMALAHGSINLTSGQKFDFKVGATLEFACGVGYDIVGSTSLECTQETNKDARWSNDVPSCKVKQCPHLTAPVHGYIRGTNNRHPNSVHFGCDFGYIISNGSSKLTCGHTGQWNGMKPQCIKLSCVSPAETSNLNCTGGYQFGDQLNCTCPYGFALIGHSELQCTGSRQWTAQMPQCQQVVCRNPSLPTNGGYVTVSSFYVGGNATYLCGSGYDLVGPKQRTCKQLLEKSAVGLWDRHPPHCTPKRCSIPKDPVNGIVIGTNFIIRTPLNINVTLGSKKSLETLYEHVIQQANGVDYH is encoded by the exons ATGTCCAGAGCTTATCCAATCGAAGCTGTTCGACTGTATCTTCCGGATGTTCAAGACACTAGCATTTTCAACGGGTTGATGGTTAAAACAGGTAACAACAGTAAAAACTGGCACAATTGCGGGACAATATATGCGGCTTCTACAATGAGTCAGTTTCCTCTTTTTGAATGCGGATTCTACAACGATGACGTTGTGTTGGTGGAATTAAGTAACATCTATTCTTGTCTTTCGTTATGCGAACTCGAAGTCTACTATG GTTCTCGTCTCAATTTACAAGCTATAGGTGTCACCGCAGATATATATCCTGGTACTTTTTCTGACAACTTGGGTGAAGGCAAAGCTGAAAATGCTATTGATGGGTTTACTCATGTCGGCGAAACAGGTGGTGTTGGTGCTACTTATTGTGCTTTGGGCTATTATGGGGCTGGGAAATTTGACTTGTCTTACCTGCGTGTTGATCTAAGAGGCAACTGGTTTGTTAAAGCAGTTGGATTATTTCTCAGAGATGGGAGCTTTAGACAATATCCGCAAAACGGTCTTCAAGTACGTGTAAGTATAGAAGCAGGGTTAGAAAATTCAAGTCAATGTGGAAGTAGCTATGACTCCGAGAGAGATGGCATAAACCCAGTATTTCAATGCAACAATATGACAAGATATTTATGGATTTTCCAAAAAATTACAGCTTCGTCGTGGATATTGCAAGTGTGCGAAATTGAGGTATTTGAAGGTGTCGTAGGAGTAACGAATAAAGTATTGAATTCTTGCTTCCATCCAAGTTCAACCCTAGACGGAAAGATGACATTGAGTGGCTTGTCTGTTGGCAGTGTAGCAACGTATCAGTGCAAGGACGGACTTTACTTGATAGGACCTTCACAAATAGAGTGCCAAGCTACTGGAAGTTGGAGCCACGAACCACCACTTTGTACAA ATGTTTGTCCTGATGTTGCAAATATCTCCAATGGTCAAATCCGTTATTGCAGCGGCTTTACACCAAAAGATTTTGCTACATTTACCTGCGAAGACGACTACTCTCTGGAAGGTCCATCAACCATTGAATGCATATTTAGCAATAATAGCAATACTCCCACGTGGAATAGTGATCCACCCAAATGTGTTAGAAACG GTGCAATCTGTGAATTTCCCGTCACTCCAGCAAACGGAGACATAATCATTGAACGTTTTCTTGAAACTGAAAGAGGAGTTAAAGTGCCTCGAGCAATTCGCTACGAATGTAAGAGAGGCTTTGTCGCTTCTGGTAGTGGTGGATTCAGAATGTGTAGAGCGACTGGGAGTTGGTCCGGTAATCCCATCATCTGCATAC CTGTTCATTGTGGAGCTCCACAACTAATAAACGGCGGCTACCAAATGCAGAACGACAATTATGGGGAAATAGCGACATTTCATTGCAATCAAGGTTATAAGTTGATCGGTGATGTTACCGGCACTTGCACAGAGACTGGAGAATGGAGTTCTACCAGATTGTGTAAAC ctgTTAGGTGTAGAAGACCACCCTACGATTATACCATGATAATGCGATCAACCAATACCACGTACAGAGGAATAGCAAGCTTTTCTTGCCCTAAAGGATATTACTTGATTGGAGAAAAGACTGCGCAATGCTTGAAGACGGGAAATTGGAATGCTTCTACGCCGAGATGTGAAA TTGTAAGTTGCGGTGAACCTCCAATTCCAAGCAATGGTGCTATTACTGGAAAATACACATATAAATCAATAGTTAACGTAacgtgtaacaatggttatAAGTTGTTTGGGACATATCAACTCACATGCAAAAGCAATGGGGCATGGAATGATGCGCCCGGAGTTTGTACAG AAACACGTTGTTTTCCTCTAATGGCTCTTGCTCATGGCTCAATTAATTTGACAAGCGGACAAAAATTTGATTTCAAAGTTGGAGCAACTTTGGAATTTGCATGCGGTGTCGGGTACGACATCGTTGGATCAACATCTTTAGAATGCACTCAGGAAACAAATAAGGACGCCAGATGGAGCAACGATGTTCCTTCCTGCAAAG TGAAACAGTGTCCACATCTTACTGCTCCTGTCCATGGCTACATAAGAGGAACAAATAATCGCCATCCTAACAGTGTTCATTTTGGATGTGACTTTGGATATATAATCTCTAATGGCAGTAGTAAGCTGACCTGTGGTCATACTGGACAGTGGAATGGAATGAAGCCGCAGTGTATAA AGTTGAGTTGTGTATCACCAGCTGAAACAAGTAATCTAAACTGTACTGGGGGATATCAGTTTGGAGATCAACTTAATTGCACATGTCCGTATGGCTTTGCTTTGATAGGCCACTCTGAACTTCAATGCACAGGAAGCAGGCAGTGGACAGCTCAAATGCCGCAATGCCAAC AGGTGGTATGTAGAAATCCGAGTCTGCCAACAAACGGTGGCTACGTCACTGTAAGTTCATTTTACGTTGGGGGCAATGCTACCTACTTGTGTGGCAGTGGGTATGATCTGGTGGGCCCGAAACAGAGAACATGCAAACAACTTTTGGAAAAGTCTGCAGTTGGACTTTGGGACAGACATCCGCCACACTGTACAC CTAAACGATGCAGTATACCTAAAGATCCTGTAAATGGCATCGTAATCGGAACGAACTTTATTATCCGTACTCCATTGAATATCAATGTCACTTTGGGTTCGAAAAAGAGTCTGGAAACGTTATACGAACATGTGATTCAACAGGCCAATGGAGTGGACTACCATTAG